In a genomic window of uncultured Flavobacterium sp.:
- a CDS encoding polysaccharide biosynthesis C-terminal domain-containing protein → MGIVLNQSFKNTIITYIGFAIGAINTLYLYPIYLGATYYALTNYILSAANVIMPLFAIGMQNTLVKFYSQYKTEDEREQFLSFTALFPILMCIPLGIIGIFFFDDITAFVTKKNPVVKEFMFLIPFIGICMAYFEIFYAWARVHMHSVFGNFIKEVGLRLFSTFALVGLYFKWMTLIQFVYVTAGIYFVAFIVTMFYAFYIKKPKFQINIPQNVKDVMEYTFFIILSGSVANLLLDGDKLMLNQYMKIENIAYYSVATYIALVISVPSRAMHQIVYPITAKLMHENKHDELNLLYKKTSINLQIVGGFVMLCIFVNINQLYELVPKEYSGGISVVFMIGLSKYFDLILGNNNAIIFNTKYYRMVLYLGLLLVFLTVILNMIFIPIFGIKGSAFATLLSITLYSLAKLLFVVKKLHLYPFTKETIYSMLLTFALFLLFYFWEFPFYQLISIALKSVLVTILYLYLNYKFNISPDINKVIDGILKKIGIKI, encoded by the coding sequence ATGGGTATTGTTTTAAACCAGTCTTTCAAAAATACAATCATAACTTACATCGGTTTCGCTATTGGAGCCATTAATACACTTTATTTATATCCAATTTATCTGGGCGCTACTTATTATGCTCTGACAAACTATATACTTTCGGCAGCAAATGTTATTATGCCTTTGTTTGCAATTGGAATGCAGAATACATTAGTCAAATTCTATTCGCAATATAAAACCGAAGATGAAAGAGAACAGTTTCTTTCTTTTACGGCATTATTTCCCATATTAATGTGTATTCCGCTGGGTATTATCGGAATCTTTTTCTTTGATGATATTACGGCATTTGTAACTAAGAAAAACCCTGTTGTAAAAGAGTTTATGTTTTTGATTCCTTTTATTGGAATTTGTATGGCATATTTCGAAATATTCTATGCTTGGGCAAGAGTTCACATGCATTCTGTTTTTGGAAATTTCATTAAAGAAGTTGGTCTGAGATTGTTTTCGACTTTTGCATTGGTAGGTTTGTATTTTAAATGGATGACACTAATTCAGTTCGTTTATGTAACGGCAGGAATTTATTTTGTCGCCTTTATAGTTACAATGTTTTATGCATTTTATATCAAAAAACCTAAATTTCAAATTAATATTCCGCAGAATGTAAAAGATGTAATGGAGTATACATTTTTCATTATTTTGTCAGGAAGTGTTGCCAATTTACTTTTAGACGGAGATAAACTGATGCTGAATCAGTACATGAAAATCGAGAATATTGCTTATTATTCTGTAGCAACATATATTGCTTTGGTGATATCAGTTCCAAGTCGTGCTATGCATCAAATTGTGTATCCAATTACGGCTAAATTAATGCATGAAAACAAACACGATGAATTGAATTTATTGTACAAAAAAACCTCAATAAATCTTCAAATTGTTGGTGGTTTTGTAATGTTATGCATTTTCGTCAATATCAATCAATTGTATGAATTAGTTCCAAAAGAATACAGCGGCGGAATCTCGGTTGTCTTTATGATTGGATTATCTAAATATTTCGATTTGATTTTAGGAAATAATAATGCCATTATTTTCAATACAAAATATTACCGAATGGTGTTGTATTTAGGATTGCTTTTGGTGTTTTTGACAGTAATCTTAAATATGATTTTTATTCCGATTTTTGGAATTAAAGGATCAGCATTTGCCACATTATTGTCGATTACTTTATACAGTTTAGCAAAGTTGCTTTTTGTTGTAAAAAAACTGCATTTGTACCCTTTTACAAAAGAAACCATTTATTCAATGCTGCTGACATTTGCATTGTTTTTGTTGTTTTACTTCTGGGAATTCCCTTTTTATCAGCTAATAAGTATTGCTTTAAAATCTGTTTTGGTTACGATTTTGTATTTATATCTAAATTATAAGTTTAATATTTCTCCGGATATTAATAAAGTAATTGATGGTATTTTGAAAAAGATAGGAATTAAAATTTAA
- a CDS encoding DUF6036 family nucleotidyltransferase, whose protein sequence is MNEQIIAIWNSFFENKVKYITIGGFAVNIYGYNRSTGDIDIYLEDTIENRINLRKALKSINLGDFETIETMQFIPGWTDFSLSYGLRLDVMTAVKGLEDKSFSSLLEDATIVMIGETPVYFIDYDSLIIAKKAANRPKDILDIEELRKANNDSE, encoded by the coding sequence ATGAATGAGCAAATAATTGCTATTTGGAATAGTTTTTTTGAAAACAAAGTTAAATATATAACTATTGGTGGATTTGCTGTAAATATTTATGGCTATAATAGAAGTACAGGCGATATCGATATTTATTTAGAGGATACAATTGAAAATCGAATTAATTTAAGAAAAGCTTTAAAATCAATTAATTTGGGAGATTTTGAAACTATTGAAACGATGCAATTTATTCCAGGTTGGACAGATTTTAGTTTAAGCTACGGTCTGAGGCTAGATGTTATGACTGCTGTAAAAGGTTTAGAAGATAAATCTTTTTCGTCATTGTTAGAAGATGCTACAATAGTAATGATAGGTGAAACTCCTGTTTATTTTATTGACTACGATAGTTTAATAATCGCTAAAAAAGCAGCAAATAGACCAAAGGATATTTTAGATATTGAAGAACTTAGAAAAGCAAATAACGATTCAGAATAA
- a CDS encoding glycosyltransferase family 4 protein → MEQKKLLIITYYFPPAGGPGVQRWLKFVKYLPEFGVQPIVYVPENPTYPIIDQGLVSEISDQVIVLKNKIWEPYQLASIFSKNKTKKISSGIFPHKKKQTFLDKTFLWVRGNLFIPDARVFWVKPSVSYLEKYIKENNIDTIVTSGPPHSLHLIGLELKEKLNVKWFADFRDPWTTIGYHKALRLSTYADKKHKQLEHKVLNTADTIIVTSKTTKAEFQAITNKPISVITNGYDIENVEKQTLDTKFTLAHIGSFLSDRNPRFLWECLVELLQEVPDFKSHLEIKLIGAVSQEVLDAIAEFNLNDYLNLLGYVSHHEAIAHQKKSQVLLLIEINSEDTKSIIPGKLFEYMVSNRPIIAIGPQGSDFSDIITETNTGVFFDYSEKAKLKSVILDFYNQFLEGKLQSYGVGLQQYSRKNLTKQLAQLIKE, encoded by the coding sequence TTGGAACAAAAAAAACTCTTAATCATTACCTATTATTTTCCACCAGCTGGAGGACCTGGCGTGCAACGTTGGTTGAAATTCGTAAAATATTTGCCTGAATTTGGTGTTCAGCCTATTGTTTATGTTCCGGAGAATCCAACTTATCCAATAATTGATCAAGGTTTAGTTAGTGAAATTTCTGATCAGGTAATTGTTTTGAAAAATAAAATTTGGGAACCTTATCAATTGGCTTCTATTTTTTCGAAAAATAAAACCAAGAAGATTAGTTCCGGAATTTTTCCACATAAAAAGAAGCAGACTTTTTTAGATAAAACTTTTCTTTGGGTTCGCGGAAATCTTTTTATTCCGGATGCTCGTGTTTTTTGGGTAAAACCATCTGTTTCTTATCTTGAAAAATATATCAAAGAAAATAATATAGATACGATTGTAACTTCCGGGCCACCGCACAGTTTGCATTTAATAGGTTTAGAATTAAAAGAAAAACTAAACGTAAAATGGTTTGCTGATTTTCGTGATCCGTGGACTACAATTGGATATCATAAAGCGTTGCGTTTATCCACTTACGCCGATAAAAAACATAAGCAATTAGAACATAAAGTTCTTAATACTGCAGATACAATTATTGTAACGAGTAAAACTACAAAAGCCGAATTTCAAGCCATTACAAACAAGCCAATTTCGGTTATTACAAACGGTTATGATATTGAAAATGTTGAGAAGCAAACTTTAGACACCAAATTTACTTTGGCACATATCGGATCATTTTTATCAGATAGAAACCCAAGATTTTTATGGGAATGTCTGGTTGAATTATTACAAGAAGTTCCAGACTTTAAATCACATTTAGAGATAAAATTAATTGGCGCCGTAAGTCAGGAAGTTCTGGATGCTATAGCAGAGTTTAATTTGAATGATTATTTGAATCTTTTGGGATATGTTTCACATCATGAAGCAATTGCCCATCAAAAAAAATCACAAGTTTTACTTTTAATAGAGATTAATTCAGAAGATACAAAAAGCATTATTCCAGGTAAATTATTCGAATATATGGTTTCAAATCGCCCAATAATTGCGATTGGACCACAAGGTTCTGATTTTTCCGATATTATAACAGAGACAAATACTGGAGTATTTTTTGATTATTCTGAGAAAGCGAAGTTAAAAAGTGTAATTTTGGACTTTTATAATCAGTTTTTGGAAGGGAAATTACAATCCTATGGAGTTGGTTTACAACAATATTCGAGAAAAAACCTCACCAAGCAATTAGCACAATTGATTAAAGAATAA